A genomic stretch from Akkermansia massiliensis includes:
- a CDS encoding ABC transporter ATP-binding protein: MSSPVISVTRLKRSFKSGSEDIAVLKDISLTVNQGEFVAVMGASGSGKSTLLNVLGGLLPPDSGTVTVDGLDLGSMSDAALTVYRRDRVGFIFQMFNLVGTLNVEENILLPSLAGGKKVASSTLDTMIEKVGLSHRRHAMPDTLSGGEQQRVAIARALVSGPALVLADEPTGNLDSENTRLMGDLFRDLHRTQGCAFVLVTHAPDVAMWADRVIVLKDGRIVDDRPTAEFAGPVELSSFYERTLNDAL; the protein is encoded by the coding sequence ATGAGTTCCCCCGTCATTTCCGTCACCCGCCTCAAGCGCAGCTTCAAGTCCGGTTCCGAGGACATAGCCGTGCTGAAAGACATCAGCCTTACCGTGAACCAGGGAGAGTTCGTCGCCGTCATGGGCGCGAGCGGCTCCGGAAAAAGCACCCTGCTGAACGTGCTGGGGGGGCTGCTGCCTCCGGATTCCGGCACGGTGACGGTGGATGGGCTGGACCTCGGCTCCATGTCTGATGCCGCCCTGACAGTGTACCGGCGCGACCGCGTGGGGTTCATCTTCCAGATGTTCAACCTGGTGGGAACCCTGAACGTGGAGGAAAACATCCTGCTGCCCTCCCTGGCGGGGGGCAAAAAAGTGGCCTCTTCCACTCTGGACACCATGATTGAAAAAGTGGGGCTGTCCCACCGCCGGCACGCCATGCCGGATACGCTCAGCGGCGGGGAACAGCAGCGGGTGGCGATTGCCCGTGCGCTGGTTTCCGGCCCGGCGCTGGTGCTGGCGGATGAACCCACGGGCAATCTGGATTCTGAAAACACCCGGCTCATGGGGGACCTGTTCCGGGATTTGCACCGTACGCAGGGCTGCGCCTTCGTGCTGGTGACGCATGCGCCGGACGTAGCCATGTGGGCGGACCGCGTGATTGTGCTCAAGGACGGCCGCATCGTGGACGACAGGCCCACGGCGGA
- a CDS encoding MFS transporter — MPSKKEWRGFYSLILIQAQNAFNEKAAQFLLIPLGVWLAANSAVYGPDSWVNSLQYILACIFVLPYILFSPFVGWLADCFCKARIIQFMSFLQILVLGAMFLCYKYENIEMAVFWFCVFSVQATILSPAKKGVVKDMVGSRQLGYASGLMEMSLILSMLAAQIGIFVWFDILQVSSNDGWEAAAFPTLILTCIAVPVAIAALSLPRYPANQTRKFEWKLFYEHFVQLKYLWSQRDLRLSEIGVSYFWFLAGALMLISLQIAQEHPIDGTGFSMSAAILMAWLSGGTVVGGVIASIICRKKIELGLIPLGAIGFTIGCIFLSFFAPGSLPSNIGFGITGAFAAAYLVPLNAHLQDNCDPSNRSTVIAAGNLMDCLMGLVAVGFQLMLRNIFSIQNQFWVLAALGVVITIVAFRLIPREFIRMMGLWIMRIVYRSRIIHQDRIPEDGGAIIVSNHVTYGDALFLSLICPRPIRFIVAEEFVAIRWLGWILELFNCLPISSRNPRESLSKAIQALKAGEVICIFPEGQLTRTGTLCAARRGLEMLAKKSRCPIVPIYMDELWGSIFSYSGNRFFSKAPLHVPYRFTAAIGEPIAPDAVNPRIVINTLRELSSTCLEIAASIGRDTILNHLERIAHKPLVLAKNARLTGYEIAECLMNDTVEADHPELRKWLATLLDSSRSQSRLCDFWMNAQQLERVNSLQPRELLLTSVGHDEVHETVASVLWPILTSTPVYLISDGDHSMPEGIKQVTGSDFLRRRLYSLVPETRTPFYDFSGSGDLVLPNIGWRPCFATDRGIILAMSMKRSVFKLDDGTVQLGMRARTRGRLLPGFYLNPPLSNVIAGATLPTPYSLPPNLYLDESGFLAELQSSNHEQ, encoded by the coding sequence ATGCCCTCAAAAAAGGAATGGAGGGGCTTTTATTCCCTGATTCTCATTCAAGCCCAGAACGCCTTCAATGAAAAAGCCGCCCAGTTCCTGCTGATTCCCCTGGGCGTCTGGCTGGCCGCCAACAGCGCCGTGTACGGGCCGGACTCCTGGGTCAACTCCCTCCAGTACATCCTTGCCTGCATCTTCGTACTGCCCTACATCCTGTTCTCCCCCTTCGTCGGCTGGCTGGCGGACTGCTTCTGCAAGGCCCGCATCATCCAGTTCATGTCTTTCCTCCAGATCCTGGTGCTGGGGGCCATGTTCCTGTGCTACAAGTATGAGAACATTGAAATGGCCGTCTTCTGGTTCTGCGTCTTCTCCGTCCAGGCGACCATCCTGAGCCCGGCGAAAAAGGGGGTGGTGAAGGACATGGTGGGCTCCCGCCAGCTTGGCTACGCCTCCGGGCTGATGGAAATGAGCCTCATCCTGTCCATGCTGGCGGCGCAGATCGGCATCTTCGTCTGGTTCGACATCCTGCAAGTTTCCTCCAACGACGGCTGGGAAGCCGCCGCCTTCCCCACGCTCATCCTCACCTGCATCGCCGTTCCCGTAGCCATTGCGGCCCTGTCCCTTCCCCGGTACCCGGCCAACCAGACCCGGAAATTCGAGTGGAAGCTCTTTTACGAGCACTTCGTGCAGCTCAAGTACCTGTGGAGTCAGCGGGACCTGAGGCTCAGCGAAATCGGCGTCTCCTACTTCTGGTTCCTGGCCGGGGCCCTGATGCTCATCTCCCTCCAGATCGCCCAGGAGCACCCCATTGACGGCACCGGATTCAGCATGTCCGCGGCCATTCTCATGGCGTGGCTCAGCGGCGGCACGGTGGTGGGCGGCGTCATAGCCTCCATCATTTGCCGTAAAAAAATTGAACTGGGCCTCATCCCCCTGGGCGCGATCGGCTTCACTATCGGCTGCATCTTCCTGTCCTTCTTCGCTCCTGGCTCGCTGCCCAGCAACATCGGCTTCGGTATCACGGGAGCCTTCGCCGCCGCGTACCTGGTGCCGCTGAACGCTCACCTCCAGGACAACTGCGATCCCTCCAACCGCAGCACGGTCATCGCCGCGGGCAACCTGATGGACTGCCTGATGGGCCTGGTGGCCGTCGGCTTCCAGCTCATGCTCAGGAACATCTTCTCCATCCAGAACCAATTCTGGGTGCTGGCCGCCCTGGGCGTGGTCATCACGATTGTGGCGTTCCGTCTCATTCCCCGCGAATTCATCCGCATGATGGGCCTCTGGATCATGAGGATCGTCTACCGCTCCCGCATCATCCACCAGGACCGCATTCCGGAGGACGGCGGAGCCATCATCGTCTCCAACCACGTCACGTACGGGGACGCGCTGTTCCTTTCCCTCATCTGTCCGCGGCCCATCCGCTTCATCGTGGCGGAGGAATTCGTAGCCATCCGCTGGCTCGGCTGGATTCTGGAACTCTTCAACTGCCTCCCCATTTCCTCCCGGAATCCCCGGGAATCCCTGTCCAAGGCCATTCAGGCCCTCAAGGCCGGAGAAGTGATCTGCATCTTCCCGGAAGGCCAGCTCACCCGCACGGGCACCCTGTGCGCCGCGCGCAGGGGGCTGGAAATGCTGGCGAAAAAATCGCGCTGCCCCATCGTTCCCATCTACATGGACGAGCTGTGGGGGAGCATCTTCTCCTACTCCGGCAACCGTTTCTTCTCCAAGGCCCCCCTCCATGTCCCCTACCGCTTCACGGCCGCCATCGGAGAACCCATTGCGCCTGATGCCGTCAACCCCCGCATCGTCATCAACACCCTGCGGGAGCTCTCCTCCACCTGCCTGGAAATTGCCGCCAGCATCGGCAGGGACACCATCCTGAACCACCTGGAGCGCATCGCCCACAAGCCGCTCGTTTTAGCAAAAAACGCGCGGCTCACCGGGTATGAAATAGCCGAATGCCTGATGAACGACACCGTGGAGGCGGACCACCCGGAACTCAGGAAGTGGCTGGCCACCCTGCTGGACAGCTCCCGCTCCCAGAGCCGCCTGTGCGACTTCTGGATGAACGCCCAGCAATTGGAGCGCGTGAACTCCCTCCAGCCCCGGGAACTGCTGCTCACCAGCGTGGGGCATGACGAAGTGCATGAAACGGTGGCATCTGTCCTGTGGCCCATCCTCACCAGCACCCCCGTGTACCTCATCAGCGACGGAGACCACAGCATGCCGGAGGGCATCAAGCAGGTGACGGGCTCCGACTTCCTGCGCCGAAGGCTGTACAGCCTGGTTCCGGAAACGCGCACGCCGTTTTACGATTTCAGCGGCTCCGGAGACCTGGTGCTTCCCAACATCGGGTGGCGCCCCTGCTTCGCCACGGACCGCGGCATCATTCTGGCCATGTCCATGAAAAGGAGCGTCTTCAAGCTGGATGACGGCACCGTGCAGCTCGGCATGCGGGCCAGAACGCGAGGACGCCTTCTCCCGGGCTTTTACCTGAATCCCCCCCTCTCCAACGTTATCGCCGGGGCTACGCTCCCCACCCCATATTCCCTGCCGCCCAACCTGTATCTGGACGAGTCAGGCTTCCTGGCGGAACTCCAGTCTTCCAACCATGAACAGTAA
- a CDS encoding prephenate dehydrogenase has translation MSEASRKQLSFSSVAILGPGLLGGSLALAVRKQLPHVHVRLWGRREEPLEYARSSGAAHAASTRLEEVVEGADLVVLATPVGVMSRLVSGMLPLLKPGVLVTDVGSVKGCVHQSVGSALTETGVAFIGSHPMAGSEKQGMEHASGELFRDATCILTNDEHVHEDMLLLLQRFWERVGCHCIRMKAADHDSSVARISHIPHALSALCVHTALDGGDVKLLGLVSAGGFRDTTRVSMGEPSMWAEILTENAPAVLDRLDEALSQLGEVRNRLASGDKEALRKWLKAAAESRAQALGL, from the coding sequence ATGAGCGAAGCTTCCAGAAAACAGCTTTCCTTTTCCTCCGTAGCCATTCTCGGCCCCGGCCTTCTGGGCGGTTCCCTGGCGCTTGCCGTCAGGAAGCAGCTGCCGCATGTCCACGTGCGCCTGTGGGGCAGGAGGGAGGAGCCGCTGGAATATGCCCGCTCTTCCGGAGCCGCCCATGCCGCCTCCACCCGGTTGGAAGAGGTGGTGGAAGGCGCGGACCTGGTCGTGCTGGCTACCCCGGTGGGCGTGATGTCCCGCCTCGTTTCCGGAATGCTCCCCCTGCTGAAACCGGGCGTGCTGGTGACGGACGTGGGTTCCGTGAAGGGCTGCGTCCACCAGTCCGTGGGCTCCGCTCTGACGGAAACCGGCGTGGCGTTTATCGGCTCCCATCCCATGGCCGGTTCTGAAAAGCAGGGCATGGAGCATGCCTCCGGGGAACTTTTCCGGGACGCCACGTGCATTCTGACCAATGACGAGCACGTGCATGAAGACATGCTGCTGCTGCTCCAGCGGTTCTGGGAGCGCGTGGGCTGCCACTGCATCCGCATGAAAGCGGCGGACCATGATTCTTCCGTAGCCCGCATTTCCCATATACCGCATGCCTTGTCCGCCCTGTGCGTCCACACCGCCCTGGACGGGGGGGATGTGAAGCTGCTGGGGCTGGTGTCCGCCGGCGGTTTTCGCGATACCACCCGCGTTTCCATGGGGGAACCGTCCATGTGGGCGGAAATCCTGACGGAGAATGCCCCCGCCGTCCTGGACCGGCTGGACGAAGCCCTGTCCCAGTTGGGGGAGGTGCGGAACCGGCTGGCCTCCGGAGACAAGGAGGCGCTGCGGAAATGGCTGAAGGCCGCGGCGGAGAGCCGGGCGCAGGCTCTTGGCCTGTGA
- a CDS encoding TonB-dependent receptor, whose protein sequence is MNTPRRRRQGRGLHRAAAIGSLLVLGQSAYAETKPAAAEEGVQEMPERVMTIRSKSLRAETVSSATLTNMKTEEVPQTVNVITRDLMDSKGSDSLVEALRMDSSVNTGGDMLLSRTADQYTIRGFAGTDVQIGNMPLPRGMGYGMDTSLIENIEIVKGPIGSISGGQTSTLGAYGAGGSINLILKAPDFEERTELTAYARLSHHGQKYRVTIDDTRYRGNETDGFALRTVVAAEYERPFWLSNGANGGQKYTVSPIFRWQHDSRTKTVLTTSFQYQNSPTTMGIPVLGGHFVGPYDAWYGSPSGRLNAKSLLAMLDFERKLEKVWTIRIGGGMGYSDVDYNVWGISSSAGRGMSTEDYYNQMIASGKAKYEAAWSDEWNINWNFYSNALAEFKTGQVEHEALMGVSYTGSSTYGDGSSLVTNATANTNGYFSLYNPPPFFPAGRDYSGANATDTVVQRAGVLLQDVLSYGQWRFLAGVRGDAHFSLDNNYAFAWSPRFGITRMFGERVALFANAARTSAPNFGYLDENGKELTDSWRTDQMEFGFRVSPVDKVWFSASWFDIIQNNTPVAIDGYTNRYYSDGSKRAEGVELSLNGEITKNWSSYLSYTYTRTKNRTSGEVYPTIAPNALALWQKYRIDGGLLNGTVLGLGYRCKDSYYATFRGAKIADNYTIPSYSVFDFTVEIPLPETKWLKDATLRLAVYNIFDKKYVQSTRHAVQCTVGEPRTFEVGVKTAF, encoded by the coding sequence ATGAATACCCCTCGCCGCCGCCGCCAGGGGCGCGGTTTGCACCGTGCCGCCGCCATTGGGAGCCTGCTTGTCCTCGGGCAGTCCGCCTATGCCGAGACTAAACCCGCCGCCGCAGAGGAGGGCGTGCAGGAAATGCCGGAACGCGTGATGACCATCCGTTCCAAGTCCCTGCGGGCGGAGACGGTCAGTTCCGCCACCCTCACGAACATGAAGACGGAAGAAGTTCCGCAAACGGTAAACGTTATTACGCGGGATCTGATGGATTCCAAGGGTTCCGATTCCCTGGTGGAGGCCCTGCGCATGGATTCCTCCGTCAATACGGGGGGAGACATGCTGCTGTCCCGCACGGCGGACCAGTACACCATCCGCGGTTTTGCCGGCACCGATGTGCAGATAGGCAACATGCCTCTTCCCCGCGGCATGGGATACGGCATGGATACGTCCCTGATAGAAAATATTGAAATTGTCAAAGGCCCCATCGGGTCCATTTCCGGCGGCCAGACCAGTACGCTCGGGGCATACGGCGCCGGCGGTTCCATTAACCTGATCCTGAAGGCGCCTGATTTTGAGGAACGAACGGAGTTGACGGCTTACGCCCGTCTTTCCCATCATGGGCAGAAGTACCGCGTAACTATTGACGACACCCGGTACAGGGGTAATGAAACGGACGGTTTTGCCCTGCGCACGGTGGTAGCCGCCGAGTATGAACGCCCGTTCTGGCTGAGCAACGGAGCCAACGGTGGCCAGAAGTACACGGTTTCCCCCATTTTCCGCTGGCAGCATGATTCCCGTACCAAGACGGTGCTGACGACCAGTTTCCAGTACCAGAATTCGCCGACGACGATGGGCATCCCCGTGCTGGGCGGCCACTTTGTGGGGCCGTATGACGCCTGGTACGGTTCTCCGAGCGGAAGGCTCAATGCCAAATCCCTGCTGGCGATGCTGGATTTCGAGCGCAAGCTGGAGAAGGTCTGGACAATCCGCATCGGCGGCGGCATGGGGTACAGCGATGTGGACTACAATGTCTGGGGCATTTCTTCTTCCGCCGGACGCGGAATGAGCACGGAGGATTATTACAACCAGATGATTGCTTCCGGAAAGGCCAAATACGAAGCCGCGTGGAGCGACGAGTGGAACATCAACTGGAATTTCTATTCCAACGCGCTGGCGGAGTTCAAGACCGGACAGGTGGAGCATGAAGCCCTGATGGGCGTTTCCTACACGGGGAGCAGCACCTATGGCGACGGTTCCAGCCTGGTGACGAACGCTACCGCGAACACGAACGGCTATTTCTCCCTGTACAATCCTCCGCCCTTTTTCCCCGCCGGGCGCGACTATTCCGGAGCCAATGCGACGGATACCGTGGTTCAGCGGGCGGGCGTCCTGCTGCAGGATGTCCTTAGCTACGGACAGTGGCGTTTCCTGGCCGGCGTGCGCGGGGACGCGCATTTCAGCCTGGACAATAATTACGCGTTTGCGTGGAGCCCCCGTTTCGGAATTACCCGCATGTTCGGTGAGCGCGTAGCTCTGTTCGCCAATGCGGCCCGTACTTCCGCCCCCAATTTCGGGTATCTGGATGAAAACGGGAAGGAACTGACCGATTCCTGGCGTACGGACCAGATGGAATTCGGCTTCCGGGTCAGCCCGGTGGACAAGGTGTGGTTCTCCGCTTCCTGGTTTGACATCATCCAGAATAACACTCCCGTAGCCATAGACGGATATACCAACCGGTACTATTCGGACGGCTCCAAGAGGGCGGAAGGCGTGGAACTTTCCCTGAACGGGGAAATCACCAAGAACTGGAGTTCCTACCTTTCCTACACCTACACCCGCACCAAGAACCGGACCTCCGGGGAAGTGTATCCCACCATCGCTCCGAATGCGCTGGCCCTCTGGCAGAAATACCGCATTGACGGCGGCCTGCTGAACGGCACGGTGCTGGGCCTGGGCTACCGTTGCAAGGATTCCTACTACGCCACGTTCCGCGGTGCAAAGATTGCGGATAATTATACCATACCTTCCTACAGCGTGTTTGACTTCACGGTGGAAATCCCCCTGCCGGAAACCAAATGGCTGAAGGATGCCACCCTGAGGCTGGCCGTATACAACATTTTCGACAAGAAGTACGTGCAGTCCACCCGCCACGCCGTGCAGTGCACGGTGGGAGAGCCCCGCACGTTTGAAGTAGGCGTGAAGACTGCCTTCTAA
- a CDS encoding deoxycytidylate deaminase yields MNSNSSSRLPIPQYVMTLAHAAALRSEDPYRKVGAAALDADNRVIGTAYNGLYPGFKAQDTFWASRDERQKYMLHAEINLCSLFRRGEAKVVACTTMPCTSCMQALCAHGVKTIYYCEPYDKSEAPAIASLYGVELIQVTDYPLSQHFPLVLDC; encoded by the coding sequence ATGAACAGTAACTCATCATCCCGCCTCCCCATTCCGCAGTATGTAATGACGCTGGCGCATGCGGCCGCCCTGCGCTCGGAAGACCCCTACCGCAAGGTGGGAGCTGCCGCCCTGGATGCGGACAACCGCGTGATCGGCACCGCCTACAACGGCCTGTACCCCGGCTTCAAGGCACAGGACACCTTCTGGGCCAGCCGGGACGAACGCCAGAAATACATGCTGCATGCGGAAATCAACCTGTGCAGCCTGTTCCGCAGGGGGGAGGCGAAGGTGGTGGCATGCACCACGATGCCCTGCACCTCATGCATGCAGGCGCTGTGCGCCCATGGCGTTAAAACCATTTATTACTGCGAGCCGTATGACAAGTCCGAGGCTCCGGCCATTGCCAGCCTTTACGGCGTGGAGCTGATCCAGGTCACGGATTACCCGCTCAGCCAGCACTTTCCCCTCGTCCTGGACTGCTGA
- a CDS encoding OsmC family protein, whose translation MVKTKTTYEGGLHCSMVHEPSGAKLSTDAPVDNNGKGESFSPTDLVGAALAGCMSTIMGIVAERKGIKLEGMTVEVGKHMNADPRRIGKLEVVITVPLPADHPDRKLLEQAALSCPVKHSLHPDIEVPITWNWVG comes from the coding sequence ATGGTAAAAACTAAAACGACGTACGAGGGCGGCCTCCACTGCTCCATGGTTCATGAGCCTTCCGGGGCCAAGCTTTCCACGGATGCCCCCGTGGACAACAATGGAAAGGGCGAGTCCTTCTCCCCCACGGACCTGGTAGGCGCGGCGCTCGCCGGCTGCATGAGCACGATCATGGGCATTGTGGCCGAACGCAAAGGAATTAAGCTGGAAGGCATGACGGTGGAAGTGGGCAAGCACATGAATGCTGACCCGCGCCGCATCGGCAAGCTGGAAGTGGTCATCACCGTGCCCCTCCCAGCCGATCATCCGGACAGGAAGCTGCTGGAACAGGCCGCCCTGAGCTGCCCCGTCAAGCACAGCCTGCATCCCGATATTGAAGTTCCCATCACCTGGAACTGGGTGGGTTGA